A region from the Toxotes jaculatrix isolate fToxJac2 chromosome 2, fToxJac2.pri, whole genome shotgun sequence genome encodes:
- the srpk1a gene encoding SRSF protein kinase 1a isoform X2: MERKVLALQARKKRAKAKKTSKKQPANPRARQQPQLEASPQEPEEPEEILGSDDEEQEDPNDYCKGGYHHVKVGDLYNGKYHVIRKLGWGHFSTVWLAWDIQVKRFVAMKVVKSAEHYTETAVDEIKLLRSVRNSDPNDPNREMVVQLLDDFKISGVNGTHVCMVFEVLGHHLLKWIIKSNYQGLPLSCVKSIIKQVLQGLDYLHTKCQIIHTDIKPENILMSVDEPYVRKLAAEATEWQRAGAPPPSGSAISTAPAPKQTVKMSKNKKKKLKKKQKRQAELLEKCILDLEEMEKTTETRYEDDDEDEDPQSPKGRVCSPLRQVSLQELGNEETGESSVHADLMREGPEGLSELNCNGHVEVEQRQSQWRDEDQHNGNAEPLEKCASQEEQHKDSPVHPISNGVDSADVNELDTETEGRATDSSGVTERHHLAGLEEGELEQTVFQDEGEDGPDCQYRNQESLRNGKLTAGSLLVNPLEPLNADKIKVKIADLGNACWVHKHFTEDIQTRQYRSLEVLIGAGYSTPADIWSTACMAFELATGDYLFEPHSGEDYSRDEDHIALIIELLGSVPRKLIMTGKYSKDFFTKKGDLKHITKLKPWGLLEVLVDKYEWPRAEAECFTDFLLPMLELIPEKRATAAECLRHPWLAL, encoded by the exons ATGGAGAGGAAAG TTTTGGCACTCCAGGCGAGGAAGAAGAGGGCGAAAGCTAAGAAGACCAGCAAAAA GCAGCCAGCCAATCCCAGAGCTCGACAGCAGCCTCAGCTAGAAGCCTCACCTCAGGAGCCTGAAGAACCTGAGGAGATCCTCGGCTCTGACGATGAGGAACAGGAAGATCCTAATGACTACTGCAAAG GGGGCTACCACCATGTGAAAGTAGGAGACCTTTATAACGGAAAGTACCATGTAATCCGTAAACTGGGCTGGGGACACTTCTCCACCGTGTGGCTGGCCTGGGACATCCA GGTGAAGAGGTTTGTTGCAATGAAGGTGGTGAAGAGTGCGGAGCACTACACGGAAACAGCAGTGGATGAGATTAAACTCCTCAGATCT GTAAGAAACTCAGACCCCAATGACCCTAACCGGGAGATGGTGGTCCAGCTGCTAGATGACTTCAAGATCTCTGGTGTCAATGGAACTC ATGTCTGCATGGTGTTTGAGGTGCTGGGGCATCACTTATTAAAGTGGATAATAAAGTCCAATTACCAAGGGCTACCCCTATCGTGCGTGAAGAGCATTATAAAACAG GTGCTTCAAGGCCTGGACTACCTGCACACAAAGTGTCAGATCATCCACACAGACATCAAGCCAGAGAATATCCTGATGAGTGTTGATGAGCCTTATGTCCGGAAGCTCGCTGCAGAGGCCACAGAGTGGCAGAGGGCTGGGGCACCTCCTCCTTCTGGTTCAGCAA TAAGCACAGCACCTGCTCCAAAACAG acagtaaaaatgtccaaaaacaagaagaagaagttaaaaaagaagcagaagcgTCAAGCTGAGCTGCTGGAAAAGTGCATCTTGGAcctggaggaaatggaaaagaccacagagacacgatatgaagatgatgatgaagatgaggatccACAGTCTCCAAAGGGACGGGTGTGTTCTCCTCTCAGACAGGTGTCTCTTCAGGAGCTAGGAAATGAGGAAACAGGGG AGAGCAGTGTGCATGCAGACCTCATGAGGGAGGGACCAGAGGGGCTGTCGGAGCTGAACTGTAATGGCCATGTGGAGGTGGAGCAGAGACAGTCCCAGTGGAGGGACGAAGACCAACACAATGGCAATGCAGAGCCCTTGGAGAAATGTGCCAGTCAGGAGGAGCAACACAAGGATTCCCCTGTCCACCCCATCTCCAACGGTGTGGACTCTGCCGATGTCAACGAGCTGGACACTGAGACTGAAGGCAGGGCCACTGACAGCAGTGGAGTTACTGAGAGACACCATCTTGCTGGgctggaggagggagagcttgAACAAACAGTTTTCCAGGACGAGGGAGAGGATGGACCTGACTGTCAATACAGAAACCAGGAAAGCCTGAGAAACG GCAAGCTAACAGCAGGATCCCTGCTAGTTAACCCCCTTGAGCCACTCAATGCAGACAAGATCAAGGTCAAGATTGCAGATTTGGGAAATGCATGCTGGGTG CACAAGCACTTTACGGAAGACATACAGACACGGCAGTACAGGTCCTTAGAGGTGCTCATCGGTGCTGGATACAGCACACCGGCCGATATATGGAGCACAGCCTGCATG GCCTTTGAGCTTGCCACAGGGGACTACTTGTTTGAACCTCATTCTGGGGAAGATTATTCCAGGGATGAAG ACCATATAGCGCTGATCATTGAGCTGCTGGGGAGTGTCCCACGCAAACTTATAATGACCGGCAAATATTCCAAGGATTTTTTCACCAAGAAAG GTGACTTGAAACACATCACAAAGCTGAAGCCGTGGGGACTGCTGGAGGTGCTGGTCGACAAGTACGAGTGGCCCCGAGCTGAAGCCGAGTGCTTCACTGACTTCCTGCTTCCCATGCTGGAGCTGATTCCTGAGAAGAGAGCCACGGCCGCAGAGTGCTTGCGCCACCCCTGGCTTGCCCTCTAG
- the lhfpl5b gene encoding LHFPL tetraspan subfamily member 5b yields the protein MDLLPAQEAAKIYHTNYVRNSRAIGVMWAVFTICFAIITVVVFIQPYWIGDSVNTPQAGYFGLFHYCIGNALTSELTCKGSVLDFGSIPSPAFRTAMFFVGTSMLLVVGTMVCFSLFFFCSAGNVYKICAWMQLASAVLMVMGCMIYPDGWDSPEVKRMCGQRTDKYSLGNCTVRWAYILAIISILDALLLAFLSFTLGNRQDKLLPDDFEVEGADST from the exons ATGGATCTGCTTCCAGCCCAGGAGGCAGCCAAAATCTACCACACAAACTATGTGAGAAACTCCCGAGCCATCGGAGTCATGTGGGCAGTGTTCACCATCTGCTTCGCTATCATCACCGTGGTGGTCTTCATCCAGCCCTACTGGATCGGGGACAGTGTCAACACCCCGCAGGCCGGATACTTCGGCCTCTTCCACTACTGCATCGGCAACGCGCTGACCTCGGAGCTCACCTGTAAGGGCAGCGTGCTGGACTTCGGCTCCATCCCTTCACCGGCCTTCAGGACTGCCATGTTCTTCGTCGGGACCTCCATGCTGCTGGTTGTTGGCACCATGGTCTGTTTCAGcttgttcttcttctgcagcGCCGGGAACGTCTACAAGATCTGTGCATGGATGCAGCTGGCCTCAG CCGTGTTGATGGTGATGGGATGCATGATCTACCCGGACGGCTGGGACTCTCCGGAGGTGAAGAGGATGTGTGGCCAGAGGACGGATAAGTACAGCCTGGGGAACTGCACAGTACGCTGGGCCTACATCCTGGCCATCATCAGCATCCTGGACGCCCTCCTCCTGGCATTTCTGTCCTTCACTCTCGGCAACCGGCAGGACAAACTGCTGCCTGATGACTTTGAGGTGGAGGGAGCAG ATAGCACATAG
- the srpk1a gene encoding SRSF protein kinase 1a isoform X3 — MERKVLALQARKKRAKAKKTSKKQPANPRARQQPQLEASPQEPEEPEEILGSDDEEQEDPNDYCKGGYHHVKVGDLYNGKYHVIRKLGWGHFSTVWLAWDIQVKRFVAMKVVKSAEHYTETAVDEIKLLRSVRNSDPNDPNREMVVQLLDDFKISGVNGTHVCMVFEVLGHHLLKWIIKSNYQGLPLSCVKSIIKQVLQGLDYLHTKCQIIHTDIKPENILMSVDEPYVRKLAAEATEWQRAGAPPPSGSAISTAPAPKQTVKMSKNKKKKLKKKQKRQAELLEKCILDLEEMEKTTETRYEDDDEDEDPQSPKGRVCSPLRQVSLQELGNEETGESSVHADLMREGPEGLSELNCNGHVEVEQRQSQWRDEDQHNGNAEPLEKCASQEEQHKDSPVHPISNGVDSADVNELDTETEGRATDSSGVTERHHLAGLEEGELEQTVFQDEGEDGPDCQYRNQESLRNGSLLVNPLEPLNADKIKVKIADLGNACWVHKHFTEDIQTRQYRSLEVLIGAGYSTPADIWSTACMAFELATGDYLFEPHSGEDYSRDEDHLALMIELLGKIPRHYALSGKYSQEYFTKRGDLKHITKLKPWGLLEVLVDKYEWPRAEAECFTDFLLPMLELIPEKRATAAECLRHPWLAL, encoded by the exons ATGGAGAGGAAAG TTTTGGCACTCCAGGCGAGGAAGAAGAGGGCGAAAGCTAAGAAGACCAGCAAAAA GCAGCCAGCCAATCCCAGAGCTCGACAGCAGCCTCAGCTAGAAGCCTCACCTCAGGAGCCTGAAGAACCTGAGGAGATCCTCGGCTCTGACGATGAGGAACAGGAAGATCCTAATGACTACTGCAAAG GGGGCTACCACCATGTGAAAGTAGGAGACCTTTATAACGGAAAGTACCATGTAATCCGTAAACTGGGCTGGGGACACTTCTCCACCGTGTGGCTGGCCTGGGACATCCA GGTGAAGAGGTTTGTTGCAATGAAGGTGGTGAAGAGTGCGGAGCACTACACGGAAACAGCAGTGGATGAGATTAAACTCCTCAGATCT GTAAGAAACTCAGACCCCAATGACCCTAACCGGGAGATGGTGGTCCAGCTGCTAGATGACTTCAAGATCTCTGGTGTCAATGGAACTC ATGTCTGCATGGTGTTTGAGGTGCTGGGGCATCACTTATTAAAGTGGATAATAAAGTCCAATTACCAAGGGCTACCCCTATCGTGCGTGAAGAGCATTATAAAACAG GTGCTTCAAGGCCTGGACTACCTGCACACAAAGTGTCAGATCATCCACACAGACATCAAGCCAGAGAATATCCTGATGAGTGTTGATGAGCCTTATGTCCGGAAGCTCGCTGCAGAGGCCACAGAGTGGCAGAGGGCTGGGGCACCTCCTCCTTCTGGTTCAGCAA TAAGCACAGCACCTGCTCCAAAACAG acagtaaaaatgtccaaaaacaagaagaagaagttaaaaaagaagcagaagcgTCAAGCTGAGCTGCTGGAAAAGTGCATCTTGGAcctggaggaaatggaaaagaccacagagacacgatatgaagatgatgatgaagatgaggatccACAGTCTCCAAAGGGACGGGTGTGTTCTCCTCTCAGACAGGTGTCTCTTCAGGAGCTAGGAAATGAGGAAACAGGGG AGAGCAGTGTGCATGCAGACCTCATGAGGGAGGGACCAGAGGGGCTGTCGGAGCTGAACTGTAATGGCCATGTGGAGGTGGAGCAGAGACAGTCCCAGTGGAGGGACGAAGACCAACACAATGGCAATGCAGAGCCCTTGGAGAAATGTGCCAGTCAGGAGGAGCAACACAAGGATTCCCCTGTCCACCCCATCTCCAACGGTGTGGACTCTGCCGATGTCAACGAGCTGGACACTGAGACTGAAGGCAGGGCCACTGACAGCAGTGGAGTTACTGAGAGACACCATCTTGCTGGgctggaggagggagagcttgAACAAACAGTTTTCCAGGACGAGGGAGAGGATGGACCTGACTGTCAATACAGAAACCAGGAAAGCCTGAGAAACG GATCCCTGCTAGTTAACCCCCTTGAGCCACTCAATGCAGACAAGATCAAGGTCAAGATTGCAGATTTGGGAAATGCATGCTGGGTG CACAAGCACTTTACGGAAGACATACAGACACGGCAGTACAGGTCCTTAGAGGTGCTCATCGGTGCTGGATACAGCACACCGGCCGATATATGGAGCACAGCCTGCATG GCCTTTGAGCTTGCCACAGGGGACTACTTGTTTGAACCTCATTCTGGGGAAGATTATTCCAGGGATGAAG ACCATCTTGCTCTCATGATAGAGTTGCTTGGTAAAATCCCTCGTCACTATGCTCTGAGTGGGAAATACTCACAGGAATACTTCACCAAGAGAG GTGACTTGAAACACATCACAAAGCTGAAGCCGTGGGGACTGCTGGAGGTGCTGGTCGACAAGTACGAGTGGCCCCGAGCTGAAGCCGAGTGCTTCACTGACTTCCTGCTTCCCATGCTGGAGCTGATTCCTGAGAAGAGAGCCACGGCCGCAGAGTGCTTGCGCCACCCCTGGCTTGCCCTCTAG
- the srpk1a gene encoding SRSF protein kinase 1a isoform X1, translating to MERKVLALQARKKRAKAKKTSKKQPANPRARQQPQLEASPQEPEEPEEILGSDDEEQEDPNDYCKGGYHHVKVGDLYNGKYHVIRKLGWGHFSTVWLAWDIQVKRFVAMKVVKSAEHYTETAVDEIKLLRSVRNSDPNDPNREMVVQLLDDFKISGVNGTHVCMVFEVLGHHLLKWIIKSNYQGLPLSCVKSIIKQVLQGLDYLHTKCQIIHTDIKPENILMSVDEPYVRKLAAEATEWQRAGAPPPSGSAISTAPAPKQTVKMSKNKKKKLKKKQKRQAELLEKCILDLEEMEKTTETRYEDDDEDEDPQSPKGRVCSPLRQVSLQELGNEETGESSVHADLMREGPEGLSELNCNGHVEVEQRQSQWRDEDQHNGNAEPLEKCASQEEQHKDSPVHPISNGVDSADVNELDTETEGRATDSSGVTERHHLAGLEEGELEQTVFQDEGEDGPDCQYRNQESLRNGKLTAGSLLVNPLEPLNADKIKVKIADLGNACWVHKHFTEDIQTRQYRSLEVLIGAGYSTPADIWSTACMAFELATGDYLFEPHSGEDYSRDEDHLALMIELLGKIPRHYALSGKYSQEYFTKRGDLKHITKLKPWGLLEVLVDKYEWPRAEAECFTDFLLPMLELIPEKRATAAECLRHPWLAL from the exons ATGGAGAGGAAAG TTTTGGCACTCCAGGCGAGGAAGAAGAGGGCGAAAGCTAAGAAGACCAGCAAAAA GCAGCCAGCCAATCCCAGAGCTCGACAGCAGCCTCAGCTAGAAGCCTCACCTCAGGAGCCTGAAGAACCTGAGGAGATCCTCGGCTCTGACGATGAGGAACAGGAAGATCCTAATGACTACTGCAAAG GGGGCTACCACCATGTGAAAGTAGGAGACCTTTATAACGGAAAGTACCATGTAATCCGTAAACTGGGCTGGGGACACTTCTCCACCGTGTGGCTGGCCTGGGACATCCA GGTGAAGAGGTTTGTTGCAATGAAGGTGGTGAAGAGTGCGGAGCACTACACGGAAACAGCAGTGGATGAGATTAAACTCCTCAGATCT GTAAGAAACTCAGACCCCAATGACCCTAACCGGGAGATGGTGGTCCAGCTGCTAGATGACTTCAAGATCTCTGGTGTCAATGGAACTC ATGTCTGCATGGTGTTTGAGGTGCTGGGGCATCACTTATTAAAGTGGATAATAAAGTCCAATTACCAAGGGCTACCCCTATCGTGCGTGAAGAGCATTATAAAACAG GTGCTTCAAGGCCTGGACTACCTGCACACAAAGTGTCAGATCATCCACACAGACATCAAGCCAGAGAATATCCTGATGAGTGTTGATGAGCCTTATGTCCGGAAGCTCGCTGCAGAGGCCACAGAGTGGCAGAGGGCTGGGGCACCTCCTCCTTCTGGTTCAGCAA TAAGCACAGCACCTGCTCCAAAACAG acagtaaaaatgtccaaaaacaagaagaagaagttaaaaaagaagcagaagcgTCAAGCTGAGCTGCTGGAAAAGTGCATCTTGGAcctggaggaaatggaaaagaccacagagacacgatatgaagatgatgatgaagatgaggatccACAGTCTCCAAAGGGACGGGTGTGTTCTCCTCTCAGACAGGTGTCTCTTCAGGAGCTAGGAAATGAGGAAACAGGGG AGAGCAGTGTGCATGCAGACCTCATGAGGGAGGGACCAGAGGGGCTGTCGGAGCTGAACTGTAATGGCCATGTGGAGGTGGAGCAGAGACAGTCCCAGTGGAGGGACGAAGACCAACACAATGGCAATGCAGAGCCCTTGGAGAAATGTGCCAGTCAGGAGGAGCAACACAAGGATTCCCCTGTCCACCCCATCTCCAACGGTGTGGACTCTGCCGATGTCAACGAGCTGGACACTGAGACTGAAGGCAGGGCCACTGACAGCAGTGGAGTTACTGAGAGACACCATCTTGCTGGgctggaggagggagagcttgAACAAACAGTTTTCCAGGACGAGGGAGAGGATGGACCTGACTGTCAATACAGAAACCAGGAAAGCCTGAGAAACG GCAAGCTAACAGCAGGATCCCTGCTAGTTAACCCCCTTGAGCCACTCAATGCAGACAAGATCAAGGTCAAGATTGCAGATTTGGGAAATGCATGCTGGGTG CACAAGCACTTTACGGAAGACATACAGACACGGCAGTACAGGTCCTTAGAGGTGCTCATCGGTGCTGGATACAGCACACCGGCCGATATATGGAGCACAGCCTGCATG GCCTTTGAGCTTGCCACAGGGGACTACTTGTTTGAACCTCATTCTGGGGAAGATTATTCCAGGGATGAAG ACCATCTTGCTCTCATGATAGAGTTGCTTGGTAAAATCCCTCGTCACTATGCTCTGAGTGGGAAATACTCACAGGAATACTTCACCAAGAGAG GTGACTTGAAACACATCACAAAGCTGAAGCCGTGGGGACTGCTGGAGGTGCTGGTCGACAAGTACGAGTGGCCCCGAGCTGAAGCCGAGTGCTTCACTGACTTCCTGCTTCCCATGCTGGAGCTGATTCCTGAGAAGAGAGCCACGGCCGCAGAGTGCTTGCGCCACCCCTGGCTTGCCCTCTAG